A single window of Streptomyces sudanensis DNA harbors:
- a CDS encoding transketolase family protein produces the protein MSVVTTEPAVPGQDRAAREIYRDVLVELVGEDERYVCLDSDTGLFSATSWGEGARRYLNLGIAEQNLMGVAAGLARSGRIPFVNTMATFAATRALEAVKLDIAWNDLPVRIAATHGGLSAGHLGTTHHSLEDLAVMRMLPNMTVLVPADGPATETLVRACAELPGPVYLRLGRGATPALAAREPVRIGVAQSLRRGTDVTLIATGPYPVLTALRTADELAGAGIDVAVLNMHTVKPLDQEAIVTAATRTRGIVTVEEHWAAGGLGSAVAEVVADLGAACPVRRVAVADRFAAGTGGHRHLLARNGISGAAVTEQVRRLLA, from the coding sequence ATGTCCGTCGTGACGACCGAACCCGCCGTGCCGGGCCAGGACCGCGCGGCCCGGGAGATCTACCGGGACGTCCTGGTCGAGCTGGTCGGCGAGGACGAGCGCTACGTGTGCCTGGACAGCGACACCGGCCTGTTCTCCGCCACCTCCTGGGGCGAGGGCGCACGGCGGTACCTCAACCTCGGCATCGCGGAACAGAACCTGATGGGCGTGGCGGCGGGGCTGGCCAGGTCCGGCCGGATCCCCTTCGTCAACACCATGGCGACCTTCGCCGCCACCCGTGCGCTGGAAGCGGTGAAACTCGACATCGCCTGGAACGACCTGCCGGTGAGGATCGCCGCCACCCACGGCGGGCTCTCCGCCGGCCACCTCGGGACCACCCACCACTCGCTGGAAGACCTCGCCGTCATGCGGATGCTGCCGAACATGACGGTGCTGGTACCCGCGGACGGCCCCGCCACCGAGACCCTGGTCCGGGCCTGCGCGGAGCTGCCGGGGCCGGTGTACCTGCGCCTGGGGCGCGGCGCGACGCCGGCCCTGGCAGCGCGGGAGCCGGTACGGATCGGGGTCGCGCAGTCCCTGCGCCGGGGAACCGACGTGACGCTGATCGCCACCGGCCCGTACCCCGTGCTCACCGCGCTCCGGACCGCCGACGAGCTGGCCGGTGCCGGGATCGACGTGGCCGTGCTCAACATGCACACGGTCAAACCGCTCGACCAGGAGGCGATCGTCACGGCCGCCACCCGCACGCGCGGCATCGTCACCGTCGAGGAGCACTGGGCGGCCGGGGGCCTCGGTTCCGCGGTGGCCGAGGTCGTGGCAGACCTGGGCGCCGCCTGTCCGGTACGGCGGGTGGCGGTGGCCGACCGGTTCGCCGCCGGCACCGGCGGACACCGCCACCTGCTGGCGCGCAACGGGATCTCCGGCGCTGCGGTGACGGAGCAGGTGCGGCGGCTGCTGGCCTGA
- a CDS encoding [LysW]-aminoadipate kinase codes for MRDILVVKCGGNAAVRSEAICADVAAVHRGGRPVILAHGGSADIDSLAERLGVPSRRLVAPDGVSTRYTDERTLEVVQLALAGSVKPRLLAALRACGVNAVGLTGLDAGLLVAARKSAHRALVDGRRVVVRDDHSGRIVEVNGDLLATMLAAGLLPVVSPPALARDGRVVNTDADRAAAAVAGAVRASTLVLLTGARGVLADRHDERSVLPVCRVPRRGTPPVVTGGMGIKLIAAREALLAGANRVLIADGRRPRPVREALAGSCTEVLLEEE; via the coding sequence ATGCGGGACATTCTCGTGGTCAAATGCGGTGGAAACGCCGCCGTGCGGTCGGAGGCGATCTGCGCGGACGTCGCCGCCGTGCACCGGGGCGGCAGGCCGGTGATCCTCGCCCACGGCGGTTCGGCCGACATCGACAGCCTTGCCGAACGCCTCGGAGTCCCTTCCCGCCGACTCGTCGCCCCGGACGGGGTGTCGACCCGGTACACCGACGAACGAACCCTCGAAGTGGTGCAGTTGGCGCTGGCCGGCTCCGTCAAGCCCCGTCTGCTGGCCGCTCTGCGCGCGTGCGGGGTGAACGCGGTCGGGCTGACCGGCCTGGACGCCGGACTCCTGGTGGCCGCCCGCAAGTCGGCGCACCGCGCGCTCGTCGACGGACGCCGGGTCGTGGTCAGGGACGACCACAGCGGACGGATCGTCGAGGTGAACGGCGACCTGCTGGCCACGATGCTCGCGGCGGGGCTGCTGCCCGTGGTGTCGCCGCCGGCCCTGGCCCGGGACGGCCGTGTGGTCAACACGGACGCCGACCGCGCCGCCGCGGCCGTCGCGGGCGCCGTCCGGGCGAGCACCCTCGTGCTGCTCACCGGGGCGAGGGGGGTGCTGGCCGACCGGCACGACGAACGGTCGGTGCTCCCCGTCTGCCGTGTTCCCCGCCGGGGAACGCCTCCGGTGGTCACCGGGGGAATGGGGATCAAGCTGATCGCGGCCCGCGAGGCACTGCTGGCCGGTGCGAACCGCGTCCTGATCGCGGACGGCCGCCGCCCCCGTCCGGTCCGGGAGGCCCTGGCGGGCTCGTGCACCGAAGTGCTCCTGGAGGAAGAGTGA
- a CDS encoding transketolase, whose translation MSDDHARRARELIVRMCANPEGGHLGGSMSMVEILVTLYHHVLRIDPRLPQAPDRDILLLSKGHGAIGLYAVLAERGFFPEERLAGYGAPDSVFTAHPNPAVPGVEMPTGSLGHGLPLGVGFALAARLDGSDRRCFVVLGDGELQEGSVWEAAMAAGAQRLDRLVAIVDRNGLQISGDTEETVGLEPLGDRWRGFGWAVREVDGHDTDQLRAALSHVPYAPGRPTVVLARTVKGKGLPYIEGQARSHYVRLTERGHRRARAAVTRGEPTRTETTCPS comes from the coding sequence ATGAGCGACGACCACGCGCGCAGGGCACGAGAACTCATCGTGCGCATGTGCGCCAACCCGGAGGGCGGCCACCTCGGCGGATCGATGTCCATGGTCGAGATCCTGGTCACGCTCTACCACCACGTGCTGCGGATCGACCCGCGGCTGCCGCAGGCGCCGGACCGGGACATCCTGCTGCTGAGCAAGGGCCACGGCGCGATCGGACTGTACGCCGTCCTGGCGGAGCGGGGCTTCTTCCCCGAGGAGCGACTGGCGGGCTACGGCGCTCCGGACAGCGTGTTCACCGCACACCCGAACCCGGCCGTCCCCGGGGTCGAGATGCCCACCGGGTCGCTCGGGCACGGACTGCCCCTCGGCGTCGGCTTCGCGCTCGCCGCACGGCTGGACGGGAGCGACCGGCGCTGCTTCGTCGTGCTCGGCGACGGCGAACTGCAGGAGGGCTCGGTCTGGGAGGCCGCGATGGCCGCCGGCGCCCAGCGACTGGACCGGCTGGTGGCGATCGTCGACCGCAACGGGCTGCAGATCAGCGGCGACACGGAGGAGACCGTGGGCCTCGAACCGCTGGGGGACCGCTGGCGCGGCTTCGGGTGGGCGGTGCGCGAGGTCGACGGGCACGACACGGACCAGTTGCGTGCGGCCCTGTCGCACGTCCCGTACGCCCCGGGCAGACCGACCGTCGTGCTGGCCCGCACGGTCAAGGGCAAAGGACTGCCCTACATCGAGGGCCAGGCCCGCAGCCACTACGTCCGGCTCACCGAACGCGGGCACCGGCGTGCCCGTGCGGCGGTGACGCGCGGCGAACCGACCCGAACGGAGACGACATGTCCGTCGTGA
- a CDS encoding M20/M25/M40 family metallo-hydrolase has product MTRFSDPAAVELLHGMLRIPSPSFAESELAGHLADAMSGAGLAARIDGAGNVIGEIRHGPGPTVMLLGHMDTVPGDVPVRMAGDRLYGRGAVDAKGPLATMICAAAGSTGFRGRIVVVGVVEEETPMSRGAVGIRRTHEPPDALVIGEPSGCDTVVLGYKGKIDLRYRVRCEATHPSNVVPKASELATRAWTELLELLGPEASHARFDRPGPTLMSIDGGLTSATAEFSIRVPPDFDGEGLVAALSERSAPGILQVVNTVRACRVGRNDPVVRALTVAIRAQGGSPRAKVKTGTSDMNTLAEEWAVPMATYGPGDSSLDHSDQEHIKLSEYLFGIRVLTRALAELDGHLTGEGR; this is encoded by the coding sequence GTGACGAGGTTCTCCGACCCGGCCGCGGTCGAACTGCTCCACGGCATGCTGAGGATCCCCTCGCCGTCCTTCGCGGAGTCGGAGCTGGCCGGCCATCTGGCGGACGCCATGAGCGGAGCCGGTCTCGCCGCGCGGATCGACGGCGCGGGCAACGTGATCGGGGAGATCCGGCACGGCCCGGGGCCGACGGTGATGCTGCTCGGCCATATGGACACCGTACCGGGGGACGTCCCGGTGCGGATGGCCGGCGACCGCTTGTACGGCAGGGGCGCGGTCGACGCCAAGGGGCCGCTCGCCACGATGATCTGCGCGGCCGCCGGCAGCACCGGGTTCCGCGGCCGGATCGTCGTCGTGGGCGTGGTGGAGGAGGAGACCCCGATGTCCCGGGGCGCGGTGGGGATCCGCCGTACGCACGAGCCGCCGGACGCCCTGGTCATCGGCGAGCCCAGCGGCTGCGACACGGTCGTCCTGGGGTACAAGGGGAAGATCGACCTCCGCTACCGGGTGCGGTGCGAGGCGACCCACCCCAGCAACGTCGTGCCCAAGGCGTCCGAGCTGGCGACCCGGGCGTGGACGGAACTCCTGGAGCTGCTCGGCCCGGAGGCGAGCCACGCCCGGTTCGACCGTCCCGGCCCGACCCTGATGTCGATCGACGGCGGACTGACGTCCGCCACCGCGGAGTTCAGCATCCGCGTCCCCCCGGACTTCGACGGCGAGGGCCTGGTGGCCGCACTGTCCGAACGGTCGGCCCCTGGCATCCTCCAGGTCGTCAACACGGTGCGTGCCTGCCGTGTCGGCCGCAACGATCCCGTGGTGCGGGCCCTCACGGTCGCGATCCGCGCGCAGGGCGGAAGCCCGAGGGCGAAGGTGAAGACCGGCACCTCCGACATGAACACGCTGGCGGAGGAGTGGGCGGTGCCGATGGCCACCTACGGGCCGGGCGACAGCAGCCTGGACCATTCCGATCAGGAACACATCAAACTGTCCGAGTACCTGTTCGGCATCCGGGTGCTGACCCGGGCGCTGGCCGAACTCGACGGGCATCTCACCGGAGAGGGCCGATGA